In Phragmites australis chromosome 17, lpPhrAust1.1, whole genome shotgun sequence, the following are encoded in one genomic region:
- the LOC133897269 gene encoding pentatricopeptide repeat-containing protein At4g02750 gives MLPSRHLRAAARQRSHRRPAAAGDACSGKPDAEVIRRNKAITAHMRAGRVPDAERLFAAMPRRSTSTYNAMLAGYAANGRLPLALSFFRSIPNPDTFSYNTLLHKLAVSSSLADARGLFDEMPVKDAVSYNVMISSHANYGLVSLARHYFDLAPEKDAVSWNGMLAAYVRNGQIQEAKGLFDSRTEWDAISWNALMAGYVQWGQMAEAQEMFNIMPQRDVVSWNTMVSGHARRGDMVEARRLFDEAPVRDVFTWTAIVSGYAQNGMLEEARRVFDAMPEKNAVSWNAMMAAYVQRRMMEEAKELFDAIPCRNVASWNTMLTGYAQAGMLEEARAIFDMMPQKDAVSWAAMLAAYSQGGFSEETLQLFIEMGRCGEWVNRSAFACVLSTCADIAALECGMQLHGRLIKAGYGVGCFVGNALLAMYFKCGNMEDAHNAFEEMEERDVVSWNTMIAGYARHGFGKEALEVFDTMRTTSTKPDDITLVGVLAACSHSGLVEKGISYFYSMHCDFGVTAKPEHYTCMIDLLGRAGRLDEALNLMKDMPFEPDSTMWGALLGASRIHRNSELGRSAAEKIFELEPDNAGMYVLLSNIYASSGKWRDVDKMRLMMHERGVKKVPGFSWIEVQNKVHTFSVGDCVHPEKENIYAFLEELDIRMKKAGYVSATDMVLHDVEEEEKEHMLKYHSEKLAVAYGILKIPVGRPIRVIKNLRVCGDCHTAFKYISAIEGRLIILRDSNRFHHFKDGSCSCGDYW, from the exons ATGCTCCCTTCCCGCCATCTCCGCGCCGCCGCGCGGCAGCGCAGCCACCGGCGACCGGCTGCCGCCGGCGATGCCTGCTCCGGCAAGCCGGACGCGGAGGTGATCCGGCGCAACAAGGCCATCACGGCCCACATGCGCGCGGGCCGCGTCCCCGACGCCGAGCGCCTCTTCGCCGCGATGCCCCgccgctccacctccacctacAACGCCATGCTCGCCGGGTACGCCGCCAACGGCcgcctcccgctggcgctcTCCTTCTTCCGCTCCATCCCGAACCCCGACACCTTCTCCTACAACACGCTCCTCCACAAGCTGGCGGTCTCGTCATCCCTCGCCGACGCGCGCGGcctgttcgacgaaatgcccgTGAAGGACGCGGTGTCCTACAACGTCATGATCTCGTCCCATGCCAACTATGGGCTTGTCTCGCTCGCGCGGCACTACTTTGACCTTGCTCCTGAGAAGGACGCTGTCTCATGGAACGGCATGCTTGCTGCTTATGTCCGGAATGGACAGATCCAAGAAGCGAAGGGTCTGTTTGATTCAAGAACAGAGTGGGATGCCATTTCTTGGAACGCTTTGATGGCTGGGTATGTGCAGTGGGGCCAGATGGCAGAAGCGCAGGAGATGTTTAATATAATGCCACAGAGGGATGTTGTGTCTTGGAATACTATGGTGTCCGGTCATGCGAGGAGAGGGGATATGGTGGAGGCGAGAAGGTTGTTTGATGAAGCCCCAGTTAGGGACGTGTTCACATGGACAGCTATTGTTTCTGGTTACGCACAAAACGGAATGCTTGAAGAGGCCAGGAGGGTGTTTGATGCCATGCCAGAGAAGAATGCCGTGTCCTGGAATGCAATGATGGCAGCATATGTCCAGCGGAGGATGATGGAGGAGGCAAAggaattgtttgatgctatacCCTGCAGGAACGTGGCATCGTGGAACACAATGTTGACAGGGTATGCTCAGGCTGGGATGTTGGAGGAGGCGAGGGCAATTTTTGACATGATGCCACAGAAGGATGCAGTCTCGTGGGCTGCAATGCTGGCTGCGTATTCGCAAGGTGGTTTCAGTGAGGAAACCCTGCAGTTGTTCATAGAGATGGGGCGTTGTGGTGAGTGGGTGAATAGGTCAGCATTTGCTTGTGTTTTGAGCACATGCGCTGACATTGCTGCACTTGAGTGTGGAATGCAACTGCATGGTAGGTTGATTAAGGCTGGTTACGGGGTGGGCTGCTTTGTCGGGAATGCACTCCTAGCTATGTACTTCAAATGCGGGAACATGGAGGATGCTCACAATGCATttgaggagatggaggagagggATGTTGTTTCATGGAATACTATGATTGCAGGCTATGCACGGCACGGTTTTGGCAAGGAAGCACTTGAGGTTTTTGATACAATGAGGACGACGTCTACCAAGCCAGATGATATTACTTTG GTTGGAGTCCTTGCAGCATGTAGTCATTCTGGCTTGGTCGAGAAAGGCATTTCATACTTTTATTCAATGCACTGCGATTTTGGTGTGACAGCAAAACCTGAACACTACACTTGTATGATAGACCTCCTTGGACGGGCTGGACGATTGGATGAAGCACTTAATCTTATGAAGGACATGCCGTTTGAGCCTGACTCTACCATGTGGGGTGCATTACTTGGTGCTAGTAGGATCCACCGCAACTCTGAACTAGGCAGGAGTGCAGCTGAGaaaatatttgagttggaaCCTGACAATGCTGGCATGTATGTCTTGCTTTCAAATATATATGCATCCTCTGGCAAATGGCGTGATGTGGACAAGATGAGACTTATGATGCATGAGCGTGGTGTGAAGAAGGTTCCTGGATTCAGTTGGATCGAAGTACAGAACAAAGTCCACACTTTCTCAGTGGGTGATTGTGTGCATCCTGAGAAAGAAAACATATATGCTTTCCTCGAAGAACTTGACATCAGGATGAAAAAGGCTGGCTATGTGTCAGCTACAGATATGGTTTTGCATGatgtggaggaggaagagaaggagcaCATGCTCAAGTATCATAGTGAGAAGCTTGCTGTTGCTTATGGTATTCTAAAAATTCCTGTTGGGAGGCCCATCCGGGTGATAAAAAACCTGAGAGTATGCGGAGACTGTCACACTGCTTTCAAGTACATCTCTGCGATTGAGGGCAGGCTGATCATATTGCGGGATTCTAACCGTTTTCACCATTTTAAAGATGGTTCGTGTTCATGTGGTGATTACTGGTGA